From one Cyanobacterium stanieri PCC 7202 genomic stretch:
- a CDS encoding hypothetical protein (KEGG: mar:MAE_56470 porin type major outer membrane protein like~SPTR: Porin type major outer membrane protein like), whose amino-acid sequence MFPKISRFVTIAALTTLTCVIAHPPDVAASEMEFMAQNTYQNRSRSTNTEVVETEVAPLSTPDLIERAFHYHSGDFFEKSTITGFVDNMLGLRHGVQGSFPENNIVKDGFLLNVIISDYFKQLREGSPAVRTRDMDSPFRDSIRSNPNYLNP is encoded by the coding sequence ATGTTCCCAAAAATTTCTCGTTTTGTCACCATTGCAGCCCTAACTACTCTTACTTGTGTTATTGCCCACCCTCCCGATGTTGCGGCTTCGGAAATGGAGTTTATGGCTCAAAATACCTATCAAAATCGCTCTCGTTCTACGAATACTGAGGTAGTGGAGACGGAGGTTGCGCCTCTGAGTACCCCTGATCTGATCGAAAGGGCTTTTCACTATCATAGCGGTGATTTTTTTGAAAAATCTACTATTACTGGTTTCGTTGATAATATGTTAGGACTCCGTCATGGTGTGCAAGGATCTTTTCCTGAAAATAATATTGTTAAGGATGGTTTTCTGTTGAATGTAATTATCAGTGATTATTTTAAACAACTTAGGGAAGGTTCCCCTGCGGTACGTACAAGGGATATGGACAGTCCTTTTCGGGATTCTATTAGAAGCAATCCCAATTATTTAAACCCTTAA
- a CDS encoding HAD-superfamily hydrolase, subfamily IA, variant 3 (PFAM: haloacid dehalogenase-like hydrolase~TIGRFAM: haloacid dehalogenase superfamily, subfamily IA, variant 3 with third motif having DD or ED~COGs: COG0637 phosphatase/phosphohexomutase~InterPro IPR005834:IPR006402~KEGG: cyc:PCC7424_4325 HAD-superfamily hydrolase, subfamily IA, variant 3~PFAM: Haloacid dehalogenase domain protein hydrolase~SPTR: Haloacid dehalogenase-like hydrolase, putative;~TIGRFAM: HAD-superfamily hydrolase, subfamily IA, variant 3), protein MNLKALLFDFSGVIINDENIHRQLVNDLLINENLRPSGDDYYDLCFGRCDRFCLKDILEKKGRVVTDDYIDRLALKKAQDYRLIMEGMEQIPLYETVIGFIRQMPEKCLHLALVTGASLGEVEFILDKAKIKEYFDVIVTGEDVKARQPHPDGYLLAMDKLNQKYPDLDLQPNNCLVIEDTPAGIEGAKNAQMQVVGITHTYPFHMLHRKADWCVDYLAELDLDLVNEVLARA, encoded by the coding sequence ATGAATTTGAAGGCACTTTTGTTCGATTTTAGTGGTGTAATCATTAACGATGAAAATATCCATCGGCAATTAGTTAATGATTTATTAATCAATGAAAATTTAAGACCTTCAGGGGATGATTATTATGACTTGTGTTTTGGTAGGTGCGATCGTTTTTGTCTCAAAGATATTTTAGAAAAAAAAGGCAGGGTCGTAACCGATGATTATATCGATAGATTAGCTCTCAAAAAAGCCCAAGATTATCGTTTAATTATGGAAGGGATGGAACAAATTCCCCTTTATGAAACGGTGATCGGTTTTATTCGTCAAATGCCCGAAAAATGTTTACACCTTGCCTTGGTTACGGGGGCTTCTCTTGGGGAGGTAGAGTTTATTTTGGATAAGGCGAAAATCAAAGAATATTTTGATGTTATCGTCACGGGGGAGGATGTCAAAGCCCGTCAACCCCATCCTGATGGTTATCTTTTGGCGATGGATAAATTAAATCAGAAGTATCCTGATTTGGATCTTCAGCCGAATAATTGTCTAGTAATTGAAGATACCCCGGCAGGAATTGAGGGGGCAAAAAATGCTCAAATGCAGGTAGTTGGTATTACCCATACCTATCCTTTCCATATGCTTCACCGTAAAGCCGATTGGTGTGTGGATTATTTGGCAGAGTTGGATTTAGATTTGGTGAATGAAGTATTAGCACGAGCTTAA
- a CDS encoding protein serine/threonine phosphatase (PFAM: Protein phosphatase 2C~COGs: COG0631 Serine/threonine protein phosphatase~InterPro IPR001932:IPR014045~KEGG: cyt:cce_2930 hypothetical protein~PFAM: Protein phosphatase 2C-like~SMART: protein phosphatase 2C domain protein~SPTR: Putative uncharacterized protein) gives MTHIHCINPQCNAVNPMNEGICEQCQTPLVRRYLWVMGEVDPSWEVGSTIDDRFYLVSENIVLDLKPRDATMFPEDIPPEIVTYQRLFAQRLHLPQVYGAIAHKNTAWLLEHQSIPLTPSGELMYPQIFPTLKSCWAEASPLRQLNWLWQIVQLWYYLKRQKVLSSFLQQDNIRVDNGIIKIMELSPDHHYKPTFQDLGNFLEPLVEQSAAIIKEIVAHLVLSLQQRLITNSGEIIKILDQSLFILGNDYYQRKYHILTTTDPGKKRGKNEDACYPPSLELKENASGINTLTIICDGLGGQKGGEVASNLAITTLATELKQIYEKQLKDTLYKQTWTPLIDKEKILSALSKANDQITTINNQEERKDRDRMGTTVVLTMGLDHEIYLGHVGDSRIYLITKQGCHQLTVDDDLASREVRLGYSFYREISRNPQAGALIQALGTDYAKNIHPHIKRIIPDEDCILLLCSDGLSDFERVEQYWHQEVLPILEGKASLQDSIDNLLQIALTKNGHDNITIGLVHCQVYREDSPKQKELSWEVLASVLPNLPQPDLSAVTVVRQDKGFFDRYKYAIVIMLVVFGVVFGVFYQLRTSQNTPQPSSGQPEFYG, from the coding sequence ATGACTCACATTCACTGCATCAATCCCCAATGTAATGCCGTCAATCCAATGAATGAGGGTATTTGTGAGCAATGCCAGACTCCTTTGGTTAGGCGTTATTTATGGGTAATGGGTGAAGTTGATCCGTCTTGGGAGGTTGGTTCTACCATTGACGATCGCTTTTATCTAGTCAGTGAGAATATAGTTTTAGATCTTAAGCCGAGGGATGCGACCATGTTTCCCGAGGATATTCCCCCCGAAATAGTTACTTATCAACGGTTGTTTGCCCAAAGATTGCATCTTCCTCAAGTCTATGGGGCGATCGCCCATAAAAACACCGCTTGGTTATTAGAGCATCAAAGTATTCCCCTTACCCCTTCAGGGGAATTAATGTATCCGCAGATATTTCCCACCCTCAAGAGTTGTTGGGCAGAGGCTTCCCCCCTCAGACAACTAAACTGGTTATGGCAAATAGTCCAACTTTGGTATTACCTCAAAAGGCAAAAAGTTCTGTCCAGCTTTCTTCAGCAAGATAATATAAGGGTGGATAACGGCATTATCAAGATCATGGAATTAAGCCCAGATCACCACTACAAACCCACCTTTCAAGACTTGGGAAACTTCCTCGAGCCATTAGTAGAACAAAGTGCCGCAATCATCAAGGAAATCGTTGCCCATCTGGTGCTGAGTTTACAACAAAGACTGATTACCAACTCGGGCGAAATAATTAAAATTTTAGACCAAAGCCTATTTATCCTAGGAAATGACTATTATCAAAGAAAATATCATATCCTGACCACCACAGATCCCGGTAAAAAAAGAGGAAAAAACGAAGATGCTTGTTATCCCCCCTCCTTAGAATTAAAAGAAAATGCGTCGGGCATAAACACCCTAACCATTATTTGTGATGGATTAGGTGGTCAAAAAGGCGGTGAGGTTGCCTCCAATTTAGCCATAACCACCCTAGCAACAGAGTTAAAGCAAATTTACGAAAAACAACTCAAAGATACCCTCTATAAGCAAACCTGGACACCTTTAATTGATAAAGAAAAAATCCTCTCGGCTTTATCAAAAGCCAATGATCAAATTACCACCATCAATAATCAAGAAGAGCGTAAAGATCGAGATAGGATGGGAACCACAGTGGTTTTAACCATGGGTTTAGACCATGAAATTTATTTGGGTCATGTGGGCGATTCTCGTATTTATCTCATTACCAAGCAGGGTTGCCATCAATTGACGGTAGATGATGACTTGGCTTCTCGGGAAGTGCGTTTAGGTTATAGTTTTTATCGAGAAATTAGTCGCAATCCTCAAGCAGGGGCTTTAATTCAGGCTCTGGGTACTGACTATGCCAAAAATATTCACCCCCACATCAAAAGAATTATTCCCGATGAGGATTGTATTTTATTGTTATGCTCTGATGGTTTATCGGATTTTGAAAGGGTAGAACAATATTGGCATCAAGAAGTTTTGCCGATTTTAGAGGGTAAGGCTTCTTTGCAAGATAGTATTGATAATTTATTACAAATTGCTCTGACTAAAAATGGTCATGATAATATAACCATTGGTTTAGTCCATTGTCAGGTATATCGGGAAGATAGCCCAAAACAAAAGGAATTATCTTGGGAGGTATTAGCTTCGGTGTTACCTAATTTACCTCAACCTGATTTATCGGCAGTCACGGTAGTAAGGCAAGATAAGGGCTTTTTTGACCGCTATAAATATGCCATTGTCATAATGTTGGTAGTTTTTGGGGTAGTTTTTGGGGTTTTTTATCAGTTGAGAACTTCACAAAATACTCCTCAACCTTCCTCTGGTCAACCTGAATTTTATGGCTGA
- a CDS encoding hypothetical protein (KEGG: cyt:cce_1390 hypothetical protein~SPTR: Putative uncharacterized protein): protein MNSEPEKQIEKPWWNRPLWGDRTMVEKLDSIIHKNHEQIPEEVIEHHKQVMSELKILTPIARALDNPKFVESEFITFFNITNLFAKEIGEYEGLRNYVALFRVAVEAKNTFLKIEQIELSHRSTKQQELYNFVLGKLGEKIDSATFIEILNIEKEQILQGVKTEEGKFAVNSYVDTLETIARQDDLGLKLLYLFKKYNLDDFSLLKIVSDMIDYLVNKNLQNFEEIVLFVKVNRDKFIQLSNIIEIPPDKTTDQDFARMFQYIALKRKYQEIYVQFQRLLELLVVWNDFYQTAKDIRNHYPNTEFDHPPEFEKAIPGEDLYFRYQNILKNLKS from the coding sequence ATGAATAGTGAACCTGAAAAACAAATTGAAAAACCTTGGTGGAATCGTCCATTATGGGGCGATCGCACCATGGTAGAAAAATTAGACTCAATTATTCATAAAAACCATGAACAAATCCCAGAAGAAGTAATAGAACATCATAAACAGGTGATGTCGGAGTTAAAAATTTTGACCCCCATTGCCCGTGCCTTAGATAATCCTAAATTTGTCGAATCAGAATTTATTACCTTTTTTAACATCACCAATCTTTTCGCCAAAGAAATAGGAGAATATGAAGGACTGAGGAACTATGTTGCCCTTTTTCGGGTGGCAGTAGAAGCCAAAAATACCTTTCTCAAAATTGAACAAATAGAATTGTCCCATCGCAGCACTAAACAACAAGAATTATATAACTTTGTTTTGGGAAAACTAGGCGAAAAAATTGATTCGGCAACATTTATCGAAATTTTAAATATAGAAAAAGAGCAAATTTTACAAGGAGTAAAAACAGAAGAGGGGAAATTTGCTGTCAATTCTTACGTTGATACCCTAGAAACTATTGCTCGTCAAGATGACCTTGGTTTAAAACTTTTATATCTTTTCAAAAAATATAACTTAGACGATTTTTCTTTATTAAAAATAGTCTCAGACATGATTGATTATTTAGTAAATAAAAATCTCCAAAATTTTGAAGAAATTGTTTTATTTGTCAAAGTTAATCGAGATAAATTTATACAATTAAGTAATATTATCGAAATTCCCCCAGACAAAACCACCGACCAAGACTTTGCGAGGATGTTTCAATACATCGCCCTGAAAAGAAAATATCAAGAAATTTATGTTCAGTTTCAAAGACTACTAGAACTTTTAGTCGTATGGAATGATTTTTATCAAACCGCCAAAGACATCAGAAACCATTATCCCAACACAGAATTTGACCATCCCCCAGAGTTTGAGAAAGCGATTCCGGGAGAGGATTTATACTTTAGATACCAGAATATTCTCAAAAATCTAAAAAGTTAA
- a CDS encoding ATP-dependent DNA helicase, RecQ family (PFAM: Helicase conserved C-terminal domain; DEAD/DEAH box helicase~TIGRFAM: ATP-dependent DNA helicase, RecQ family~COGs: COG0514 Superfamily II DNA helicase~InterProIPR014001:IPR001650:IPR014021:IPR011545:IPR 018329~KEGG: cyc:PCC7424_1034 ATP-dependent DNA helicase, RecQ family~PFAM: DEAD/DEAH box helicase domain protein; helicase domain protein~SMART: DEAD-like helicase ; helicase domain protein~SPTR: ATP-dependent DNA helicase RecQ;~TIGRFAM: ATP-dependent DNA helicase, RecQ family) produces MADFLQKKLRQIWGYDDFRYPQAQVVESLLAGEDCLVVMPTGGGKSICFQLPALLGSGLTVVVSPLIALMENQVKDLKQRGVSAEFCHGEMIRGDRTRALQKLRDGALKLLYIAPETLLSPPIWEIISSPPLVINSLIIDEAHCVAQWGKTFRPSYTRLGSIRPSLMKLKKNQVMAIACFTATADITTQKIISDTLGLRKPKKFILNPYRNNLHLKIKQIWTPKGRKKQLINFLNQHQNRSGLVYTRTRKEAQNISHWLTKQGHQNYFYHGGLPSGQRRKIEKDWLEEKVKFVVCTNAFGMGINKENLGWIVHYQVPPYLADYLQEIGRGGRDGNICHSLSIISECTGLLDPTDRQMRSFFLTKTLDYYQQTEKLVKNLSSQSVYSISEQNQLCLGILTTGKQLHWLDPFHYQLKLNRPQRVIKEMIIYEKQLIREMKQYLITKNCRWAFLLRAFDHNISSSFRCGVCDNCLKQS; encoded by the coding sequence ATGGCTGATTTTTTGCAAAAAAAATTAAGGCAAATTTGGGGTTATGATGATTTTCGTTATCCCCAAGCTCAAGTAGTTGAGTCTCTTTTGGCGGGGGAAGATTGTCTGGTGGTGATGCCCACGGGCGGGGGAAAGTCCATCTGTTTCCAGTTACCTGCTCTGTTAGGCTCAGGTTTAACGGTGGTGGTTTCTCCTCTGATTGCTTTGATGGAAAATCAGGTTAAGGATTTAAAGCAAAGGGGGGTGTCAGCGGAGTTTTGCCATGGGGAAATGATCAGGGGCGATCGCACTCGGGCATTACAAAAGTTGCGAGATGGTGCTTTAAAGTTATTATACATAGCCCCTGAAACCCTTTTGAGTCCGCCCATATGGGAAATTATTAGCTCCCCCCCATTGGTGATTAATAGTTTGATTATTGATGAGGCTCACTGTGTGGCTCAGTGGGGAAAAACTTTTCGCCCTAGTTATACCCGTTTGGGGAGCATCCGCCCTAGTTTAATGAAGCTGAAAAAAAATCAGGTAATGGCGATCGCCTGTTTTACCGCCACAGCAGACATTACGACTCAAAAAATCATTAGTGATACCCTCGGACTAAGAAAACCAAAAAAATTTATCCTCAATCCCTATCGTAATAACTTACACCTCAAAATAAAACAGATATGGACACCCAAAGGGAGGAAAAAACAACTAATTAACTTCCTCAATCAACATCAAAACCGCAGTGGCTTAGTGTACACTCGAACCAGAAAAGAAGCTCAAAATATTTCCCATTGGTTAACCAAACAAGGTCATCAAAACTATTTTTATCACGGAGGTTTGCCCAGTGGACAAAGGAGAAAAATTGAAAAGGATTGGTTAGAAGAAAAAGTTAAATTTGTGGTGTGTACCAATGCCTTTGGTATGGGCATCAATAAAGAAAATTTGGGCTGGATAGTTCACTATCAAGTACCTCCTTATCTTGCCGATTATCTCCAAGAAATTGGCAGAGGAGGAAGGGATGGAAACATTTGCCATAGTTTAAGCATCATCAGTGAATGTACTGGATTGTTAGATCCTACCGATAGACAAATGCGCTCTTTTTTCTTGACCAAAACCCTTGATTATTATCAACAAACAGAAAAGTTAGTCAAAAATTTATCTTCCCAATCTGTTTACTCCATATCAGAACAAAATCAACTCTGTTTAGGGATTTTGACCACAGGAAAACAATTGCATTGGTTAGATCCTTTTCATTATCAACTAAAATTAAATCGTCCTCAAAGGGTAATCAAGGAAATGATTATCTACGAAAAGCAGTTGATTAGGGAAATGAAACAATATTTAATCACCAAAAATTGTCGTTGGGCTTTTTTACTAAGGGCTTTTGATCATAATATTTCTTCTTCCTTTCGTTGCGGTGTTTGCGATAATTGTTTAAAACAGAGTTAG
- a CDS encoding hypothetical protein (KEGG: mar:MAE_15040 hypothetical protein~SPTR: Putative uncharacterized protein), whose amino-acid sequence MNTGVITFLLVIFGSVSAGIATGAIAHRMGNESLAGITSPQENPTQQYVESSNDPDQQFSLIDEQEILKEINETKQRHKNTRQ is encoded by the coding sequence ATGAATACAGGTGTAATAACTTTTTTATTGGTTATTTTTGGCAGTGTTTCTGCTGGTATCGCTACAGGGGCGATCGCCCATCGTATGGGAAATGAGTCTTTGGCAGGAATTACATCGCCCCAAGAAAACCCAACTCAACAGTATGTGGAGAGCAGTAATGACCCCGATCAACAATTTTCTTTGATCGATGAGCAGGAAATTTTGAAAGAAATTAATGAAACAAAACAAAGGCATAAAAACACCCGTCAATAA
- a CDS encoding phosphoribosyltransferase (PFAM: Phosphoribosyl transferase domain~COGs: COG2236 phosphoribosyltransferase~KEGG: cyt:cce_4678 phosphoribosyltransferase~SPTR: Phosphoribosyltransferase) — MEKNQEKQLVCGWEEFWGCCETVAQAMINNHQSYTQAIAIVRGGYYLGDYLSRRFQIPLGVIATKSYSESNHQQEELIIGELSWVQKPYGKILLVDDLVDTGITLKAIKNKLIQEYEVEVDTAVIWQKSHAQFQPDYYHSVTPSDCWIIQPFEI; from the coding sequence ATGGAAAAAAATCAAGAAAAACAGTTAGTGTGTGGTTGGGAAGAGTTTTGGGGTTGTTGTGAAACTGTAGCTCAGGCTATGATTAATAATCATCAATCTTATACTCAGGCGATCGCCATTGTCCGAGGAGGATATTATCTAGGGGATTATCTTTCCCGTCGTTTTCAGATTCCTTTGGGGGTAATTGCCACTAAAAGTTATTCTGAAAGCAATCATCAGCAAGAGGAGTTGATCATCGGCGAACTTTCTTGGGTTCAAAAACCCTATGGTAAAATTTTGTTAGTAGATGATTTGGTGGACACAGGGATAACTCTAAAAGCTATCAAAAATAAATTAATTCAAGAGTATGAAGTAGAAGTAGATACGGCGGTAATTTGGCAAAAATCCCATGCTCAGTTCCAGCCCGACTATTATCATAGTGTTACTCCCTCAGATTGTTGGATTATTCAACCTTTTGAAATATAA
- a CDS encoding ferredoxin (PFAM: 2Fe-2S iron-sulfur cluster binding domain~InterPro IPR001041~KEGG: cyh:Cyan8802_1654 ferredoxin~PFAM: ferredoxin~SPTR: Putative uncharacterized protein), which translates to MSVRVKFLPDNITTEAQAGEPLLEVASRAGVFIPTGCLMGSCHACEVEIGDGDIICACISAVPAGEEELTINVYSDPVW; encoded by the coding sequence ATGAGTGTGAGAGTAAAATTTTTACCTGATAATATTACCACCGAAGCCCAAGCAGGAGAGCCATTATTGGAAGTGGCATCCCGTGCAGGGGTGTTTATTCCTACAGGGTGCTTAATGGGTTCTTGTCATGCCTGTGAAGTGGAAATAGGGGACGGGGATATAATATGTGCTTGTATTAGTGCAGTACCAGCAGGAGAAGAAGAGTTAACAATTAATGTATACTCTGATCCTGTTTGGTAA
- a CDS encoding Peptidase M23 (PFAM: Peptidase family M23~COGs: COG0739 Membrane protein related to metalloendopeptidase~InterPro IPR016047~KEGG: cyc:PCC7424_2089 peptidase M23~PFAM: Peptidase M23~SPTR: Peptidase M23B): MNFQPTSQNLYKGAFAIALGIIAIPESASAVVINEPVLQNPNAPKLLISDSEQLASLSPYQEEISKSEKFAHRSPEIQSQEFDIASNRRLNQLLSANEQPELTPVFNLANAPSGNTTNPEEISKYQNKEQQNASSLNFGNHQENQIAQSSPEGISIPVYTNNQAEVNNQTNQSTSGIPIQIIPASGNQPHNNNYSQNEPVLIPTQTDFTLTNNPPTQTFEGEEQTTARNSFPQHSPEIQEDFSQTYKPEEYQENAGVPIQVQSFTANNQPTLITNQENLNFNSRSISESIATNPPSPSREVASIPIQVDFYNPTNMPPAGDIGSPELPSQLNSPDQHLPETRRPFNGYIWPARGTFTSGFGPRWGRMHRGIDIAGPVGTPIVAAADGEVISSGWNSGGFGNWVRIRHSDGSITLYAHNSRNHVRRGQQVRQGQLIADMGSTGFSTGPHLHFEIHRGGRAVDPMGHLARR; the protein is encoded by the coding sequence ATGAATTTTCAACCCACATCTCAGAATTTATATAAAGGAGCATTTGCGATCGCCCTTGGAATTATTGCCATACCAGAATCGGCTTCGGCGGTGGTTATCAATGAACCAGTTTTGCAAAACCCCAATGCTCCAAAACTGCTAATAAGTGATTCTGAACAACTAGCCTCCCTTAGTCCTTACCAAGAAGAAATCTCGAAATCGGAAAAATTTGCCCACCGTTCCCCAGAAATACAGAGTCAAGAATTCGACATTGCCAGTAACCGTAGATTAAATCAACTACTTAGTGCCAATGAACAACCAGAATTGACTCCCGTATTCAACCTAGCCAATGCCCCATCAGGCAACACTACCAACCCCGAAGAAATTAGCAAATACCAAAACAAAGAACAACAAAACGCTTCATCGTTGAACTTTGGCAATCATCAAGAAAATCAAATCGCTCAATCATCCCCCGAAGGAATTTCCATCCCCGTATATACCAATAACCAAGCAGAAGTAAACAACCAAACCAATCAGTCTACTTCAGGGATTCCTATTCAAATAATTCCTGCCTCTGGTAATCAACCCCATAATAATAATTATTCCCAGAACGAACCCGTCTTAATCCCCACCCAAACCGACTTTACCCTCACCAACAATCCCCCTACCCAAACCTTTGAAGGGGAAGAACAAACCACCGCCCGTAATAGTTTTCCCCAACACAGCCCAGAAATTCAAGAAGACTTTAGCCAAACCTATAAGCCAGAAGAATATCAAGAAAATGCTGGAGTACCCATTCAAGTCCAGAGTTTTACCGCCAATAATCAACCTACCCTAATCACCAATCAAGAAAACCTTAATTTTAATAGCAGGTCCATTAGCGAAAGTATTGCTACTAACCCCCCTTCTCCCTCTAGGGAAGTAGCTTCCATCCCCATCCAAGTGGACTTTTATAACCCTACTAATATGCCCCCAGCAGGGGATATTGGTTCTCCCGAACTACCATCCCAACTCAATTCTCCTGACCAACATCTACCCGAAACCAGAAGACCTTTTAATGGATATATCTGGCCTGCTAGGGGAACATTTACCTCTGGATTTGGCCCTAGATGGGGAAGAATGCACCGAGGTATAGATATTGCTGGTCCTGTGGGGACTCCCATCGTAGCCGCCGCCGATGGAGAGGTAATTAGTTCTGGTTGGAACTCAGGGGGTTTTGGTAACTGGGTTCGTATCAGGCACAGTGATGGATCTATTACCCTTTATGCCCACAACAGCCGTAACCATGTTCGTCGTGGTCAGCAAGTCAGACAAGGGCAACTAATCGCCGACATGGGTAGCACTGGATTTAGTACCGGGCCCCACCTTCATTTTGAGATTCACCGTGGTGGTCGTGCAGTTGATCCCATGGGACATTTAGCCAGAAGATAG
- a CDS encoding tRNA/rRNA methyltransferase (SpoU) (PFAM: SpoU rRNA Methylase family~TIGRFAM: rRNA methylase, putative, group 2~COGs: COG0219 rRNA methylase (SpoU class)~InterPro IPR016914:IPR001537~KEGG: ava:Ava_3194 RNA methyltransferase TrmH, group 2~PFAM: tRNA/rRNA methyltransferase (SpoU)~SPTR: RNA methyltransferase TrmH, group 2) — translation MPKIVLVHPQIPPNTGNIARTCAATGTELHLVGPLGFEISDRYLKRAGLDYWPHVALSYHNDIDEFLQVAHRRGGRLIGYSVRGKKNYLDCEYLTDDWLLFGSETNGLPPELLAKCHLTSFIPMEQGKVRSLNLSVSVAVVLFETLRQLR, via the coding sequence ATGCCTAAAATTGTTTTAGTTCATCCCCAGATTCCCCCCAATACGGGCAATATTGCCCGAACCTGTGCCGCTACAGGTACAGAATTACATTTAGTCGGTCCTTTAGGGTTTGAAATAAGCGATCGCTACTTAAAACGAGCCGGGCTAGATTACTGGCCCCATGTAGCTTTGTCCTATCACAACGACATCGACGAATTTTTGCAAGTAGCCCACCGTAGAGGAGGAAGATTAATTGGTTATAGTGTACGGGGGAAAAAAAATTATTTGGATTGTGAATATTTAACAGATGATTGGTTATTATTTGGTAGTGAAACAAACGGATTACCACCAGAACTACTGGCAAAATGTCATCTAACCAGTTTCATTCCCATGGAACAGGGTAAAGTTCGTAGCTTAAATCTATCTGTAAGCGTTGCCGTGGTGTTATTTGAAACTCTACGCCAACTAAGATAA